In the Ricinus communis isolate WT05 ecotype wild-type chromosome 3, ASM1957865v1, whole genome shotgun sequence genome, ATAAGATTGCCACCTTGACGATATGCTTACAGAGATTTCCCAGCCTTGACCAGGGACAGTCACAGAGGGAGAATTCTGTACCAGGATTCCAAATAATATATGCCAGGCTTCTGTCAGTTTGAGAGATAACTTTTGCAAGTTGGAGATTTTGCTCATCTAACATCACATCAACATCAGAAATGTGCAGAGCCTGATACCAGGCATTTTCTAAGGAAGACTTGTCCCTTACATCTGCAAAATACCCAGTTTCTACGCTGTATTGATCTAACCAATATGAGGAGTGAAATGCAGTTGTCAAAGTATGGACCAACCAGTCGATCCTTTTCCAGAAATTAGCATATTGCTCATCCAAAAGCTTGGATTTCAATCTTATGTGGTAGGATTCAATTGCAGCCAAGGGCTCTGTGCCAGCCAGAGGGAGAGACCTAATGCCATTAACCCACAACTCTGCAAGGATAAGAGGCAAGTTATGATCAATGTTCAAAATCACAACTGTTAGAACTGTAATTACATGAATGAGAATACGagtaaaagtatatatttttaagagttTTAAGTGGTGAGGCTACATGTTACATGCATCCTGACTACCCAAGACAATATGATTAAAAACAAGTACATTGAGTTTAACATTCAGaacaaaatgcaaaaaaaGCTATGAATTTATGCCATAATCAAggtatttttagttttctttttggctACAACCTCAATCAAGGTCTCTAAATCTCATTTTTTCAGCCACATTGTGTGACCAAATCAGATGATAACATGGATAGTTGCCATATTACCCCTGAAAAAAAAGCTacatattttgaaaatataaatgagtCAACATTTTCCACTGTACCTCCTAGCCATAATACATTCTATGTCAGAAGCATATCAAATTctctttcatttcattttaccCCATTTTAACATACATAATATGTACCACTGATCTAAATAGATGTCAACTGTGGGAAGTTCAGAACTATCGATAGCTATATCAGGAGATTTCATGTATGCATAATTTGTTACATTTCAGAATGTATTTGGCGAAaaacaatattagaaatctaGCAGATAACATTATTTGACGTTGTCTTAACATATTAAAGTTATTAAAGACCATAACCCTTTCTGATAAAACTGATCCTAATAACAATGATTACTGCAATAACTTttagaataatattatatataagagttggttatttcaaaaattaatatgcaCAGGTTAATTTGAATATACCATTTATGCTGTCTACCTAAAACAATGTGGCACAAGACTGGCGGTgggaaaataagaaattactATCAGTGATAAAAATGGATAAGAAATTTGTTCACAGTTGGAAAGACGGTACTATCAAAGGATAGATAAATAGAAGTTCCtcccaaagaaaataaatgcaaTTCCTGGTGGATACCAAGCATAAAAGATGCACAAACCTATATATGGTAACCACCTCCTCTTGAAATAATCTATAAAAATACTTTGATCAACATAGACTTGCATAAACTCTTCAATTGCATCCGCAGCATTTGCTGCACTTCTTGTGGAATACAAAACCCACCCTAAGTGCTTAAACATCTCCCGTTGCACATCAATGTTGCAGCATTTCTTTAAAAGGCTTCTTATCCAAGAACGGCGAACATGCCAGGTACATAATAGTACCCGGCAATGGAAAGCCTCTCTGCAAATATGAATGATTTTGCATTTATATTTCCTTTTCAAAGTCAAAGTTAAAAACATGAGCTTAAAGTGCCCCGCTTGAAAATTTACCTTATGATAGATATGTCAAGGGAAGGATCATCAACTAGAAAGGCACTGGGCCTCCACCTTGGATCCTTGGTTCGGATTTTTTCAGCTAGAGAACTAAACCATTTGTGGATCTCTTGGCTAAGAAATGAAGATGTAATGATCCAAGCAACCGGAATTGCATTTTGAGATGAATCGAAAACAAGTAAAGTACACAGAGGATACTGTAAAAAGGGGAAATTACCATATAATTATCAAGTGCCATTTGTATGAATGCTGGCTAGATTTCATATTCTTTAATGTACTGAATTTCATTTCCACCCAACTTTAGCCACAATGGTTTCAGATGTCTCATCAACTGGATGATTCAACACACAGTTGCAAAGAAAAACATGAAATTTACAATGCATTAACAATTGAAAATAATGTGACATCATCAAACTTGgctataaaatattcaaaggAAAGAGGCTTAGGGTGAAACTTCTATGAGTCAGCGTTACCACAATATTTACCATGATAATTACTGGAGctcttaaatatataaaacagaACACTTATTCCTGAAAACCactctttctttcaatatcctaaaagataaaacataatttgaaaggaaaaagaataaggaaggctcttcttttcaatttttgcaAAGACTGCGAGTATGGCAACCTCTCAACTTATTCCTATACGCAGTCATGATTCTCAAGATATTTTATAACCTAACTTGGGATGGATAGTGGCAATGATCACAGATTTCTAAGCTTAGAGTTACTTGTTCTGCATTAGGGGTGCGGGGCAGAGCGAGGAGAGAGAATGCATGAATTACCTTAAGTTTCTTTGAGCCAAATTTTGAATGAGAAGCTATAGAACCAGTATGCCCATAGCGGAGCATCTGCTGCAACTGCCAATCTGTCTGTATTCCCAGAATAAATGGATCTGAACCAGAATTATCTTGGAAGAAAAAGACATGCTTCTGATGGCGCTGCACCCATATTTTAAAACTGGAATCATCATTTGCATGCAATTTGTGAGAAGAATTACGAACAACCCTCTCCATGTTACGAACATCATTCCGAGTCAGAAAATCATCACGATTATGAGGACCACCATGTCCTTGCACCACCTCTGCATGATGCTGTATTATATTGTCCAATGACATTCCAACATAAAGCATTGCCATTACTTTCTGGCGCAATTCTTCTGAAATCCTTGGCGCATACATAGCTCTTGTCCCAACGGCATCCAGATCAAGTATCCCATGGCATGGCGCCCCTGTTTTATCTACATGTTTTCTTTGATTATATATGATTAGAGCCAGGAGCGGGCGGGTGTATAAGCGCTTTACAGTAAAATGGCAAAGGCAACCTCGCATCATATGCCGCCTTCCAGGCCTGCTCCCCTTCCCGGTTGCAGGTTTCACATTTGAGCCATCCCCTATACCAGACTCACTATCTCGGTAATCTTCAGGACCATATGAACACCAATATCTGTAATACTTGGATTATTCGGGTTACTAATTCCAACCTTTATAGAActtaagatataaaaaaaaaaaaaaaaaaatctcttcCCAGGTAATATTTCAAACAGGAACAACAAAGTAAAACTGCTGAGCTTCAgagggaaaataaaaattcattctGCATATTTGCCTCAATGACCAAAAAGAAGACCAGTGATTCAAGTAGCTCTTGGCAAAGAGCATATTCACAAAACCAAGCATCATCTTTTCTACACAGTTTTAAACATAACTAATGAAAGAACATGAGCTCCAAGCATCACACACAAGATTGTGACTTACAATGTATATTCAAGATAGCCATCAACCCTTGGTTTGCTGATGCTACCTTCAGATCTTTTCCTCCTTGACTCAACACGAAAACTAGCAGGACATTCTGCGTTAGAAGATTCTCCTTTGACAAAATCCTCGACTCTAGAAAAAGGGACGAGAGCAATATCATCACCACCTTGGCGACCACCTTCGACCTTTACCCACTTTATATTTGCTGCAGAAAACTCTGCACAGGGAGGATCTTGCACTGGAAGGTTAAGAATGTCCTCCATTCTTGGCATCTGTAGTAATGTAAGatgaaaatatcattttatctATTCAAGCAAATCCAActcaaagaaagatgaatagaATAGGCCCTCTCTCTTGCATTCACTATTAGggtttataattaaaattattttcactGCAATACTAAtagattttagttttcttttttaaacaGTAGAGAACAAAGACAAAAATTTACAAGCTTTCTGATAGTGGAGGCAAGAAAGGAAGCAGAAGTATAAGAACTGCACGTAAGCAGGTTgcattttagttaaatttcaAGAGAACTCCCAAAAAGTGACAGgaaatatctaaaaaaatgAACCAAGTAACAATCTTATGAGTGCAAAATTTCTCAACTACTCAGTAACTAAAACATCAAGAAACATAGAgcaagaaattctaaaaattgcTTAAATAACAACATTTTTACTTGAAATTTTACCTTAGCTTCATGGCCTTTCATAATTGCTGAATTAAAGATCAGACCCCTCTCTTTCCTGCAAAATCAATCAGatgaagaaaggaaaaaaaaaaaaagccaaaaGAACAATTAAGCAAAAGCAACAATCAGcttagaaaaatgaatttatagtcaaataattcaaagGAATTCTTAATTTGGAAACCTTAGTAATTTCCTTTgaagctctctctctctctctctgcaaGTGAACGAACAGTGATCACATGGATGGAAGTCGAGTTACCAAAAGGCTCGCATATTTGTCTGACATTACTAAACTAGTCGTGGAACTTTTTTGTTTGTGTTTTTggaactttttatttattttaatttattacacTGTAAAATCTAAACCCAATGAGTATTTCCATcctgaattttatatatttttacgaTTTCATCcttgttttaaattaataataattttctatatgAATTGTgtaaataattgtaattttgTCAAACTATCTAAAGTGCCAAAATggtgaattttaatttacaataacaaaacatataattttatcttgtttttgaTATTTGAATCTAATATTCAGCTATCTTCAATTagagattttttattatttttttgctattatttttctcactctctctattataaaattttatgtttatattttttaatattattttcattttattattcttaattacacataaaaataatagataaataagagatatatatttagagattgataaaattataagaatttgctaaatatatatatatatataataaattactattaatatgaaattaggATAAAgttacataatatataaagtaCAAAATAGACAAATAGAATTAttgattgaaagaaaaatcatcTCAGGAAAGTGCAACCACACGGTAGGTAAACAAAAGTGTGATTATCGGGCTGTTAGCTCGGTTGGCGCAGGAGGGGCTGTTGTTGGGTCGGGTAGGGCATAAGATGATTCTGGAGCTGGGCGGGCGGCGGataataattactattaatataaaatcaggataaaattacttaatatataaagtaCAAGATTGACAAATAGacttattaattgaaaaaaaatcatataaattgAGGTagttatatatgaataataaggtacatatatttttatatatcttaatatATTCAAAGTTGGTATGATTTTTCtcttagaaattataaatataaaattataaataaaatttaaaaatgacaAACGtcatgaataatttttaaaaatatcaaattttgtgaaaagaatgaaaatatgatagaaattagaaaaatttcaaCACACagataatttaattcattacGACCGATGGCATactgttaattaattatttatttatagtaaaTTGAACTTGAGATTTCACCCGAGTTTCTGCAGTGCTTTTTTCTAGGTAATTTGCCCAGCTGGTACCAATCCTTGGcactatatattaatttgataccaagactttaatttaaatcaatttgataccAAACGTACATAaaagtatatcaatttagtccaaatgtCCAAATTCCGACAACCGGTGGTGACGTGGCATGCTGAGTAGGTATATTCCGGTTGTTTTGCCCTCTCAGCGTGTGCCACGTCAATTAATGAATCTGACTCAGCAACATCCCCAAATTAAATCTCAATTCCCCTAATTCGACCCTAATTCTATTCCCCTCTCATATTCCCCGTAACTCCTGTTACCCCCACTGTTAAAGCAATCTCGTATTCAAAAATCTGTCCTTATACTTAGTTCATTGTCGATCGTTACACATTATTGACTGCATTTTATATTACACATTGTTAACCGCATCGCACAATGTCTTTTGAATGGAGGCGAAGGGAAGAAAGCGAAAGGCAACCTGTGTACTGTAAGTCATATAACTtgcatattatattttagtttagcTTAAGTTAAAATAATGGTAACTTGCATTTTGTTCTTATACTCTGTATGTTGCATGTTGATGGTTGTGTTTGGTTTTTGGTAACTTGCAAAGGATGATCTTATGTTCTGTATTTCTTCTGGTGTTTGGTGTTTTGAAACCCTTTTCCTTATTGATTTTCATTGTATGATATAGCTTAGTGTTTGTATTGAGTGATTGgtataagtattttatagaatccgtaaaatagagaaaattgATTTGTTTTATCCATTTTACCATATGTAGTGCCTCATACAGAATACTCCAGTATAGAATGGCATTGTTTTTGGGTAGATGGTAAGGGTAGGCCAGAAATTAGAGATGTTCAGAGCATAGATTTTTGTTCTGCTGATATAATGTCAAGATTAGAGATAGATGCAACGGCCAGAGAATTGGGTCTGGTACCTGCATCATTTTCTATGTTTTGGAAGCATCCAAGAAAAGTGACACAGATGGTTTGAGAAATTTAGATAATGATAGTGATAGTATTGAGATGTCTTTAAGTGTTGATGAGTCAAGAGTAATTCATGTTTATGCTAGGGATAAGGTAAATATGCAACAAGATCATTTAGAACCAATTGAGAATGTTGTGCATGATGATAATATTGAATCATATGAGGAAGTGAGAATGCTAAGTAGTGATGATACTAGCTTAGAAGAGGTACAGATTGAACATGATGGTCATGGTGATGATGATAGTGAGGAGTTTGAAAGTGAGGTTGATGAGGAAGACCCTGAATTTGTTGATTCTGATTATGACTTgcatgatgaagatgatgatgaattatttgaaaattttattgatatggAGTTAGAAAAGGATAGAACAAGGGTTAATGAAGAAATAATTGGCGGTGAGGGTTTAGATGAGACTGTTTATGCACCAAGTGATGAGCTTAAGTCATGCTCCTCATATGATGAAAGTGATATTGATTCGAGGAAGACAAAATGACCAATTTTTAATTAGGAGACAGATATGGCCAACCCTAATTTGAAGATAGGCATTGTTGTTTAGTACTTTTAGGCAGTTTAAAGATGTAGTGAAGAACTACTCAATAAGGAGCAggaatcaaattattttttgtccaaatacaaaaacaaaatgtaAAGCAAAGTGCAAAAAGGAATGTGGATTTTTTATTTGGGCTTACTTGAAGACAGATGATAAGAACACCGTGCAAATCAAGTCTGCAAAGTTTGATAAAAGTTGCATTAAAGAGCACTATAACATACATGTTAATGCTAACTACATTGCCATGAAGTATGTGGAAAGATTTATGGCTGATCCAAGTTGggcaatttaatttattattcaaactGTTAAGGAGGATATGGCAGTTAATGTGTCTAGGCTAAATGCTTGAAAAGCTAGGAACATTGCTCTGAAGTTCATTGATAATGATGAAAGAGATCAATTGGGTAGACTGCATGATTACAAACTTGAGTTGCTAAGGAGTAATCATGAGTCAACAATTGTGCTTCATTTGGAGGAACAAGTGTTCAAGGGTTTATATGTATGTTTTGCTGCCCTAAAGGATGGGTTCAAGTATTGCAGACCTTTAATCTCAATTGATGGTTGCTGGTTGAAAGGGATTTATGGTGGGCAGCTACTAACAGCTGTGGCAATTGATGCCAACGACTGTATATATCCAGTTACACGGGCAATTGTTCAAAAGGAGAACAAGAATAACTGGAAATGGTTCCTAGACCTACTTGCAGCTGACTTGGAACTCAACAACAGTCACCACTAGACCTTTGTGAGTGACAGACAAAAGGAACAAGCTTctaatccttttattttaataatttttagcatttatgtgaactattatatatttgagttgttaattgtggtttattcttttttatgcttaattaggGTTTAATTCCTGCAATTGAAGAGATGTTTCCCAATGCAGAACATAGATTTTATGTTAAACATGTCCACaataatttcaagaaaaagtTTAATACATTAGGACTAAAAAAGTTAGTTTGGGGGGCTGCTAGGGCTAGTTATGTGCAAATGTTCCAGAAAATAATGGATAAAATTGCAGAAATTTCTAAAGGATGACATAACTACATGAATAATATACCCCCCCCCACTATTGGTCTAGGTCACATTTTAGGACAACCCCTAAATGTGACATGTTATTAAATAATCTGTGTGAATGTTTTAATAGCTTCATTCTAGAGTCAATGACTAAGGGAATTATAACAATGAATGAGATCATTAGGACAAAGTTAATGAAAAGGATTCAAAAAAAGAGAGATGCTATGAAAAGAAATGCCAGTCAATATTGTCCTAAGATTATAGCTAAGTTAGAGAAGTCTAAAGAATTCTGCTGGATGTTCAGAACTGAGTGGTCAGGGGGGATAGGTTTCAGGTGGTTGGTCCTGGGGGGCAGTTTGTGGTTAACATTAAGGAGAGAACATGTACTTATAGGAGGTTTGATTTAACTGGAATACCATGTTGCCATGCAATGTGTGCAATCTGGTATAAGCATGATAATCCTGAGAATTATCTAGATGATTATTACAAGGTCAgtacttatttaaaaatatatagccACTTGCTAAATCCTACTACTAGCTATGAATTTTGGCCAAGAGCCACAGCACCACTTGTGCTACCTCCTGCTCCAGTTCAACCAAAACAGAGAGGTAGATCTGTTGCAAAGAGGAGATTAGAAGAAGATGAGATGACAGCTCTACTACAAAAGGCAAAGTAAGCAAAAAAGGGCCAGTGATGACTTGCACCATTTGTGAAGATAAAGCTACAATAAGAGATACCATGGTCATGGCAAATCTAGATCAAAACAGCCTAGGATGAAAAAATTACAAGCAAGAGCAATTTCAATTCAAGCTTATGTACATTAAGTTTTTTAAAACACCTtgaacaatattatttttgtgttttacTAGGTAAAAAGAAGAGCAAACCAGATAAACAATAGCTGCAACCAAGAAGTTCCTCATGATGAGATTGACCAACTCCATAATGACCAACTCCCTAATGCCCAATCCTTAGAAAATGATCCAATTGGGACTGCACAGGTAATAAGTTCAtgttatatgtatatttttaataactaaatatattgTAATAACCTAATGTATATTTACTTTAACTTATGCAGGTGCAAAATGTAACTCATTTACTGTCAAGCCAAACTATTGCAGGAACACAAAGACCTCATCAAAATACTAGAAGCATCAATGAGTTGCTAAGTGATATTTCAACTCAATCAAATGGCCTGAATGAAGAGTCGCAATAGAGTAATATGAAGACAGGTAAAAAGAAGGGCAAGGGCAAGACAGTGAAGAACAAGAGCAATAAGCCATTTATGCCTCCTAGATCTGCATCTCTTTTCACAGCATCAAAGAAAACTTTTGGATCTAATCCTACTCCAAATAAAAGTTTAGGAAAGGGGAAAGATAAGATGCAAGCAACAACTCAGAAGGCTAAGAGGAAAGGAAATATTGAGACTACAAccttaaacaagaaaaagcCTTGGATGCCTGCAGGTCTTAGAGACAACAACAAGCCTTAGCTTGGCATTATGATTGTTTAATACATTAgaaacttatttatatataggaacttttttttttgcttttaggACTAAATATGCTTTTGCGGTCTTGTAGGACAGAATTCACATGCTTGTTTTTGCGCTCAGTGTCAACACTATTTTTTGATCAGGACCacaaaatcatttaattatattgtcaTGTTCTTGTGTTTCATAATTAATACAAGTTGCTATTTTGTAATCACTTAAAGTGCAATATTTAATACTTTTGCAACACCACCACTTCAGCATTTGTATCTTAAgaattatttacatatataaatagaaataaatgtttcttttattgatttaatagCACATTCTACAATAAGAAATCATTGTAGTTCTACACTACAACTGTGAAAGAGGTCCTACAAAACAAACTACCAACAGTAACAAAAGGtcctacaaaataaaataccaACACCACCA is a window encoding:
- the LOC8271241 gene encoding uncharacterized protein LOC8271241, translating into MKGHEAKMPRMEDILNLPVQDPPCAEFSAANIKWVKVEGGRQGGDDIALVPFSRVEDFVKGESSNAECPASFRVESRRKRSEGSISKPRVDGYLEYTLYWCSYGPEDYRDSESGIGDGSNVKPATGKGSRPGRRHMMRGCLCHFTVKRLYTRPLLALIIYNQRKHVDKTGAPCHGILDLDAVGTRAMYAPRISEELRQKVMAMLYVGMSLDNIIQHHAEVVQGHGGPHNRDDFLTRNDVRNMERVVRNSSHKLHANDDSSFKIWVQRHQKHVFFFQDNSGSDPFILGIQTDWQLQQMLRYGHTGSIASHSKFGSKKLKYPLCTLLVFDSSQNAIPVAWIITSSFLSQEIHKWFSSLAEKIRTKDPRWRPSAFLVDDPSLDISIIREAFHCRVLLCTWHVRRSWIRSLLKKCCNIDVQREMFKHLGWVLYSTRSAANAADAIEEFMQVYVDQSIFIDYFKRRWLPYIELWVNGIRSLPLAGTEPLAAIESYHIRLKSKLLDEQYANFWKRIDWLVHTLTTAFHSSYWLDQYSVETGYFADVRDKSSLENAWYQALHISDVDVMLDEQNLQLAKVISQTDRSLAYIIWNPGTEFSLCDCPWSRLGNLCKHIVKVAILCKNRQVARPLLVAQVYRQALLALLQDPPDNPLVLEHAIFHATRLQQDIKGLEDLSNNGLLQPLPPEMNPQLGDSILFPRYL